In Nocardia yunnanensis, one DNA window encodes the following:
- a CDS encoding SRPBCC family protein, translated as MPSTRVEKFVGAPRSTVFRALLDARSVRTWMVPDGMTSRVHEFDARVGGRFRISLTYDLPTEPGKTTAHTDTFHGVFARVVPDREVVQTVEFETEDPDLRGEMTVTYTLDDVPGGTKVTACHDNLPPGLSPADNAAGFRMSLAKLCELTEHAARH; from the coding sequence GTGCCCTCCACCCGTGTCGAGAAGTTCGTCGGTGCTCCGCGTTCCACTGTCTTCCGCGCGCTGCTGGATGCGCGGTCGGTCCGAACCTGGATGGTCCCCGACGGAATGACCAGCCGCGTCCACGAATTCGATGCCCGCGTCGGCGGTCGCTTCCGCATCTCGCTGACCTACGACCTGCCCACCGAACCCGGCAAGACCACCGCGCACACCGACACCTTCCACGGGGTGTTCGCCCGCGTCGTCCCGGATCGCGAGGTGGTGCAGACCGTCGAATTCGAGACCGAGGATCCGGATCTGCGCGGCGAGATGACCGTCACCTACACCCTCGACGACGTCCCCGGCGGCACCAAAGTCACCGCCTGCCACGACAATCTGCCGCCGGGCCTGTCCCCGGCCGACAATGCGGCCGGGTTCCGCATGTCGCTGGCCAAACTCTGCGAGCTGACCGAGCACGCCGCCCGCCACTGA
- a CDS encoding alpha/beta fold hydrolase: MALPGFPNPTGVAEYDDRRRRERLRATRLGAGWTRWRRTRLMLLRLSLVPLVALGAFAEYLGADVLPEQARLARTEPAVLPIAGPSDPQASDTAVFDLVGLGVLDAGDTARALPSLTALGSVWAVRYDQTGIDTKVISDLIVKVTDAAKVSNVVLTGHSMGGVIALEIAKHLHTGSTKRVRAVLLDCTPVDLDAVRAESRDQGEEMLRWMGWVPGARESRLLRLIVETYARHDRFVGGRYLIRGAEFRSALGDVLRDKILNTDAASNGLIEAQFKAIVAGGAVDDLRALAKPAAGKPRPAIVFIRPHNPYDDPIVNVEYSHKVLIDQVGGVDGTLLVVTTHTTGHANPIERPVEYNTVIADQVVPFVRQIQQDQSAAMSVGR; the protein is encoded by the coding sequence ATGGCGCTGCCGGGTTTCCCCAATCCGACCGGTGTCGCCGAATACGACGATCGGCGGCGGCGGGAACGCCTGCGCGCCACCCGGCTGGGCGCGGGCTGGACGCGCTGGCGGCGCACCCGGCTGATGCTGCTGCGCTTGAGCCTGGTGCCACTGGTCGCCCTGGGCGCGTTCGCCGAATACCTGGGCGCCGATGTGCTGCCCGAACAGGCGCGGCTGGCCCGCACCGAGCCCGCGGTGCTGCCCATCGCGGGCCCCTCGGACCCGCAGGCGAGCGATACCGCCGTGTTCGATCTGGTCGGGCTCGGCGTCCTCGACGCCGGCGACACCGCCCGGGCCCTGCCGTCGCTGACCGCGCTCGGCTCGGTGTGGGCGGTGCGCTACGACCAGACCGGTATCGACACCAAGGTCATCTCGGATCTGATCGTGAAGGTCACCGACGCCGCCAAGGTGTCGAACGTGGTGCTGACCGGGCACAGCATGGGCGGAGTGATCGCGCTCGAGATCGCCAAGCACCTGCACACCGGCAGCACCAAGCGGGTGCGGGCGGTGCTGCTGGACTGCACGCCGGTCGACCTCGACGCGGTCCGCGCCGAGAGCCGCGACCAGGGCGAGGAGATGCTGCGCTGGATGGGCTGGGTGCCCGGCGCGCGCGAGAGCCGGTTGCTGCGGTTGATCGTGGAAACCTATGCGCGCCACGACCGTTTCGTAGGCGGCCGGTACCTGATCCGCGGCGCGGAGTTCCGCTCGGCGCTCGGGGACGTGCTGCGCGACAAGATCCTCAATACCGACGCCGCCAGCAACGGCCTGATCGAGGCCCAGTTCAAGGCGATCGTGGCGGGCGGCGCGGTGGACGATCTGCGCGCGCTCGCCAAACCCGCCGCGGGCAAACCGCGTCCGGCCATCGTGTTCATCCGCCCGCACAACCCCTACGACGACCCGATCGTGAACGTGGAGTACTCGCACAAGGTGCTCATCGACCAGGTCGGCGGGGTGGACGGGACGCTGCTGGTGGTGACCACGCACACCACCGGGCACGCCAATCCGATCGAGCGGCCGGTGGAGTACAACACGGTCATCGCCGATCAGGTGGTGCCGTTCGTGCGCCAGATCCAGCAGGACCAGTCGGCGGCGATGTCGGTGGGCCGGTGA